A region of Anopheles merus strain MAF chromosome 2R, AmerM5.1, whole genome shotgun sequence DNA encodes the following proteins:
- the LOC121589386 gene encoding myosin-I heavy chain isoform X3 → MAVPVFLEGRIGSTPDKGVPDMTCISDIDENGINRNLKVRYERDQIYTYTGSILIAVNPYKEIDCYTQEYVAKYHGQKLGLLEPHVFAMAEAAYRNIRDNNTNQSCVISGESGAGKTETTKFILQYLCSVTCDVSTWVQQQILEANTILEAFGNAKTIRNDNSSRFGKFMQVCFDAKWCIKGCIIQDYLLEQSRITFQSPGERNYHVLYQLVAEGKTNGELAAALHLRDASFYRYLNASGGTGEAGTDQSALEVATESKRFEALRLAFNVLQISQPLIDGIFRVLSAIMWLGNLDFADVDGERCELAPGDGEIVAIVAQLLGLQEADLVQVLLKRQINVRGNITEIPLKLQEAGENRHAMAKALYSRTFAWLISHINTCINPGQDASRFLGVLDIFGFENFNTNSFEQLCINYTNEKLHKFFNHYVFALEQEIYRQEEIKFSHIQFTDNTLCLELIEKPPRCILKLLTEQCHMPKGSDTAYLTNLHGEFESHGSYVKGQDRRHWESEFGIRHYAGCVSYTVKGFVDKNRDVQQDVLFDHMSRSTNTFVQEIASFQDLLSIQHVQSASSTTSTVSRGTSKGKLTVSDTFRQQLQALVDVLQSTNPWYVRCIKPNAAKLPNDYDDRLVLDQLRYLGMLDIIRIRREGFPVHLTFDDFVQKYQCLTKRFRNMSSQDQALAVIRELNVPTTEWQLGRTKVFLRSVVHEPLEDARKQVINAKALIIQRNWKRFSQQRQYGRTRSAALKIQHAYKGWKLRIEFLKKRRAAIVIQSHLRGVFAREVATALREMRRVDEEMRKRERLEAERREREAAQAEADRKALEESESEVQPNANSNAIIDEIGEKMDNLVEDLDVELESVIQQEIEGLTSERNNNVATVKSAAGPLANGTGANNAISSNNNNNNSINNNKPTTPKPLGGIPSLPEPTMPPPPPPIENNNHTLPVAQSHHPATLHHIRRHEEPIYEAVIHLKELPPPPLDGHEKVPPIPQHQSQQLAAAMPSPPPPVHAHQQPVPPPHATHVAPAPPHHAGPVAQPAATHAAHSEAPPQPPPHAHAAPSHAYVHLENGTGHKLRPKSPAVIRSASPIQRTGTNGPMSPSSPKHSRPSSRASSTGGGHPFAEREQRRKYRVEKKLQEMQQLDITEREKELLRDDVYYDILEFAESYYNTHERSPEGTIMATLTRKGRKSVDMVPKYEMITYYRGTTIPSSHIHMYDPENVTIACNIFRDLCKYIRGELNSERELQVIQFIIGQGIEREELRDEIFVQCMRQATNNPSVDWTDRVWLLLCLTIVAFQPSKLLFRYFVSFLKKNLESLEGKLRQYVQWCLDNCKNTKVRCRQYPPSSVEVAAMRRLGTIVCRFFFLDGRTKAIDVHPTDTASDAVAKLAEKLGLGNIEGWAIYQSRPDGEEHVKSHDYLYDIIAAWEAKQTKIHASSSTLRKNATTLGSGENRFVFKKRLFKSTRELSQDPVEVNMLYAQAVYSVVKCDDFPVSEKVALQLAGLQAQVALGDPSNQPKPEYYSDVPSYLPERISKTREEQFWVPILAQAHRQYGSGRTELTAKVLYLSCVMQYPLYGTTMFAVSYRGYWSYGNSLILGVNCEGIILIKPDDKFVLYEFRYAEVESIMLDPSDSFITISLNRHTSTGSADQQRCFVFETAQKNEIGSLIVSYYPALSNWITENEVPPKKSKGITNEDRVRLHHNLVVCRRHLVDTELLRKPQDPSGGFLRNTLRRLSKHRLEKLRAEHGSPVHDHGETYKGFPHAYWAFSRQALPQSLSKLPDQEEQAMLQVFNSILTYAGLGQNGETVQRAEDEHITLIQSIMDRCMRKESLLNELYLQLIKQTTDHPDPNSRVNLRHWALLSLACSVILPPQKVVRKYLLGHLKRCASDFITEEGKYARFAEKCFFKTQGTRRRQWPPSREEIICTINRRPIYARFHFMDGQYHSVEFHPSSTSREVMEIVKKKIGLQENALGYAIYEVLGASERSLLPDEKVADVMSKWEKYRTAAAQAVQQNQSSNLPPACRRQHHLFLFKKHLFCDQYMNLDDPVEKELLYHQVLHGLRTERFPITEMEAIMLTALQGQLELGDSSDIVQDYRPIAAHCLPPRFVPNIPRDSVAMHHQSLRGTTPAEAKKSFLNLIQSWPLHKATIFDVMQSFTSNWPRMLWLAVDQKGLHLLEHRSRNTLCTYDYQSILSFSPNMNCLMIITGSDKKQSKVILTTAQAFQIANLIREYMEVLQRQQTHVDDTQKENQSAGANQPPVPQVPPHNQPLPPPHQHLPVQPPSSQGGPAAAPGTDLRKGGQRPPSMLLRQSSAALVAPQPS, encoded by the exons CGTGCTGTACCAGCTCGTGGCGGAGGGCAAAACGAACGGCGAGCTGGCGGCGGCCCTCCATCTGCGGGACGCCTCGTTCTACCGCTATCTGAACGCTTCGGGCGGTACCGGTGAGGCGGGCACCGATCAGTCGGCCCTCGAGGTTGCCACCGAGTCGAAGCGGTTCGAGGCGCTGCGGCTAGCGTTCAACGTGCTGCAGATCTCGCAGCCCCTGATCGACGGCATCTTTCGCGTGCTGAGTGCCATAATGTGGTTGGGCAATCTGGACTTTGCCGACGTGGACGGCGAGCGGTGCGAGCTGGCACCGGGCGACGGAGAGATAGTGGCGATCGTGGCCCAGCTGCTCGGGCTGCAGGAGGCGGACCTGGTGCAGGTGCTGCTCAAGCGGCAGATCAACGTGCGCGGCAACATCACGGAGATACCGCTGAAGCTGCAGGAGGCGGGCGAGAACCGGCACGCGATGGCGAAGGCACTGTACTCGCGCACCTTCGCCTGGCTGATCAGCCACATCAACACGTGCATCAACCCGGGCCAGGATGCGTCCCGGTTTTTGGGCGTGCTGGACATCTTCGGGTTCGAGAACTTCAACACCAACTCGTTCGAGCAGCTGTGCATCAACTACACGAACGAGAAGCTGCACAAGTTCTTCAACCACTACGTGTTTGCGCTCGAGCAGGAGATT TACCGCCAAGAGGAAATCAAGTTCTCCCACATCCAGTTCACCGACAACACGCTCTGTCTGGAGCTGATCGAGAAGCCGCCGCGCTGCATCCTGAAGCTGCTGACGGAACAGTGCCATATGCCAAAGGGGTCCGACACGGCGTACCTCACCAACCTGCACGGCGAGTTCGAGTCGCACGGCAGCTACGTCAAGGGGCAGGATCGGCGCCACTGGGAGTCGGAGTTTGGCATCCGGCACTATGCGGGCTGCGTAAGCTACACCGTGAAGGGATTCGTGGACAAGAACCGGGACGTGCAGCAGGACGTGCTGTTCGACCATATGAGTCGCAGCACGAACACGTTCGTGCAGGAAATCGCCTCCTTCCAGGATCTGCTCTCCATCCAGCACGTTCAGTCGGCATCGTCCACCACCAGCACGGTGTCGCGCGGCACGTCCAAGGGCAAGCTGACCGTCAGTGACACCTTCCGCCAGCAGCTGCAGGCCCTGGTGGATGTGCTCCAGAGCACGAACCCGTGGTACGTGCGGTGCATCAAGCCGAACGCGGCCAAGCTGCCGAACGACTACGACGACCGGCTGGTGCTGGATCAGCTGCGCTATCTCGGCATGCTCGACATCATCCGCATACGGCGCGAGGGCTTCCCGGTGCACCTGACGTTTGACGATTTCGTGCAGAAGTACCAGTGCCTCACGAAGCGCTTCCGCAACATGTCCAGCCAGGACCAGGCGCTGGCCGTAATACGCGAGCTGAACGTACCGACCACCGAGTGGCAGCTCGGGCGCACCAAAGTCTTCCTGCGCAGCGTGGTGCACGAGCCGCTCGAGGACGCCCGCAAGCAGGTGATCAACGCGAAGGCGCTGATCATACAGCGCAACTGGAAGCGGTTCAGCCAGCAGCGCCAGTACGGACGGACCCGGTCGGCCGCCCTCAAGATACAGCACGCGTACAAGGGGTGGAAGCTGCGCATCGAGTTCCTGAAGAAGCGGCGCGCCGCCATCGTCATCCAGAGCCACCTGCGGGGCGTGTTTGCGCGCGAGGTCGCGACGGCTCTGCGCGAGATGCGGCGCGTCGACGAGGAGATGCGCAAGCGCGAACGGCTCGAGGCGGAGCGGCGCGAGCGGGAAGCGGCCCAGGCGGAAGCGGACCGGAAGGCGCTGGAGGAAAGCGAAAG CGAGGTGCAGCCGAACGCGAACTCGAACGCCATCATTGACGAGATCGGCGAGAAGATGGACAACCTGGTGGAGGACCTCGACGTCGAGCTGGAGTCGGTGATCCAGCAGGAGATCGAGGGATTGACCAGCGAGCGGAACAATAACGTCGCGACGGTGAAGAGCGCGGCGGGTCCGCTGGCAAATGGCACTGGTGCTAACAATGCGattagcagcaacaacaacaacaataacagcattaacaacaacaagccaACCACTCCGAAGCCGCTGGGCGG CATCCCATCACTTCCCGAGCCGACgatgccgccaccgccgccaccgatcgaaaacaacaaccacacgctGCCGGTCGCACAGTCGCACCATCCGGCCACGCTGCACCACATCCGTCGCCACGAAGAACCGATCTACGAGGCCGTCATTCATCTGAAGGAGCTTCCACCGCCGCCGCTGGACGGGCACGAAAAGGTTCCACCAATACCGCAGCACCAGTCGCAGCAGCTGGCAGCGGCCATGCCATCGCCGCCTCCACCGGTACACGCCCATCAGCAACCGGTACCGCCGCCACATGCAACACACGTGGCGCCCGCTCCACCGCATCACGCTGGTCCGGTAGCACAGCCGGCAGCGACGCATGCGGCCCACAGCGAAGCTccgccgcagccgccgccCCACGCGCATGCCGCACCCAgccacgcgtacgtgcatctCGAGAACGGAACGGGTCACAAGCTGCGCCCCAAGAGCCCGGCCGTCATACGCTCCGCTAGCCCGATACAGCGCACCGGCACCAATGGGCCAATGAGCCCCTCGTCGCCCAAGCACAGCCGGCCAAGCTCGCGTGCCTCCTCGACCGGCGGGGGCCATCCGTTCGCGGAGCGTGAGCAGCGCCGCAAGTACCGCGTGGAGAAGAAGCTGCAGGAGATGCAGCAGCTGGACATTACCGAGCGGGAGAAGGAGCTGCTGCGGGACGACGTCTACTACGACATACTCGAGTTTGCCGAAAGCTACTACAACACGCACGAACGGTCGCCGGAGGGCACGATCATGGCGACGCTCACGCGCAAGGGCCGCAAATCGGTCGACATGGTGCCGAAGTACGAGATGATCACGTACTACCGCGGGACGACCATCCCGTCCTCCCACATCCACATGTACGATCCGGAGAACGTGACGATTGCGTGCAACATCTTCCGCGACCTGTGCAAGTACATCCGCGGCGAGCTGAACAGCGAGCGGGAGCTGCAGGTCATCCAGTTCATCATCGGGCAGGGCATCGAGCGGGAGGAGCTGCGGGACGAGATCTTCGTGCAGTGCATGCGGCAGGCCACCAACAACCCGAGCGTCGACTGGACCGACCGTGTCTGGCTACTGCTCTGCCTGACGATCGTCGCCTTCCAGCCGAGCAAGCTGCTGTTCCGGTACTTTGTGAGCTTCCTGAAGAAGAACCTCGAATCGCTCGAGGGCAAGCTGCGCCAGTACGTCCAGTGGTGTCTGGACAACTGCAAAAACACCAAGGTCCGGTGCCGCCAGTATCCCCCGTCGAGTGTGGAAGTGGCC GCTATGCGACGGCTCGGTACGATCGTGTGTCGGTTCTTCTTCCTCGATGGGCGCACCAAAGCGATCGATGTGCATCCGACCGATACGGCGAGCGACGCGGTCGCCAAACTGGCGGAAAAGCTCGGCCTGGGCAACATCGAAGGCTGGGCCATCTATCAGTCCCGCCCGGACGGCGAAGAGCACGTCAAATCGCACGACTATCTGTACGACATTATCGCGGCCTGGGAAGC CAAGCAGACGAAGATTCACGCATCCAGCTCAACGTTGCGCAAGAACGCAACCACGCTCGGGTCGGGCGAGAACCGGTTCGTGTTTAAGAAGCGGCTGTTCAAGAGCACCCGGGAGCTCTCGCAGGATCCGGTCGAGGTGAACATGCTGTACGCGCAAGCTGTTTACAGTGTCGTGAAG TGCGACGATTTCCCAGTCTCGGAGAAGGTTGCCCTTCAGCTGGCGGGCCTGCAGGCGCAGGTTGCGCTCGGCGACCCATCGAACCAGCCGAAGCCGGAGTACTACTCGGACGTGCCGAGCTATCTGCCGGAGCGCATCTCGAAAACCCGCGAAGAACAGTTCTGGGTGCCGATACTGGCCCAAGCTCATCGACAGTACGGTTCAGGGCGCACGGAGCTAACGGCAAAGGTGCTGTACCTGTCGTGTGTCATGCAGTACCCACTGTACGGCACGACGATGTTCGCCGTGTCCTACCGTGGCTATTGGAGCTATGGCAACAGTCTCATACTCGGCGTGAACTGCGAGGGTATCATCCTGATCAAGCCGGACGACAAGTTCGTGCTGTACGAGTTCCGGTACGCCGAGGTGGAGTCGATCATGCTCGATCCGAGCGACAGCTTCATCACGATCAGCCTGAACCGGCACACCAGCACCGGCAGCGCCGATCAGCAGCGGTGCTTCGTGTTCGAGACGGCGCAGAAGAACGAGATCGGCTCACTGATCGTGTCCTACTATCCCGCCCTTTCGAACTGGATCACCGAGAACGAGGTGCCGCCGAAGAAAAGCAAGGGCATCACGAACGAGGACCGGGTCCGGCTGCACCACAACCTGGTCGTCTGCCGGCGCCACCTGGTCGATACGGAGCTGCTGCGCAAACCGCAGGACCCGAGCGGTGGCTTCCTGCGCAACACGCTGCGCCGGCTGTCGAAGCATCGGCTTGAGAAGCTGCGGGCCGAGCACGGCAGCCCGGTTCACGACCACGGCGAAACGTACAAGGGCTTCCCGCACGCGTACTGGGCGTTCAGCCGTCAGGCACTGCCCCAGAGCCTCAGCAAGCTGCCCGACCAGGAGGAACAGGCAATGCTGCAGGTGTTCAACTCGATTCTCACATACGCCGGTCTCGGACAGAATG GCGAAACAGTTCAGCGCGCAGAGGACGAACACATCACGCTCATACAGTCGATCATGGATCGCTGCATGCGCAAGGAGTCACTGCTGAACGAACTGTATCTGCAGCTGATCAAGCAAACGACCGACCATCCCGATCCCAACTCGCGCGTCAACCTGCGCCACTGGGCGCTGCTCTCCCTTGCCTGTAGCGTCATACTGCCACCGCAGAAGGTGGTGCGCAAGTATCTGCTAGGCCATCTGAAACGTTGCGCTAGCGATTTCATCACCGAGGAGGGCAAGTATGCACGCTTTGCCGAGAAATGTTTCTTCAAAACGCAGGGCACCCGCCGTCGGCAGTGGCCACCGTCGCGCGAGGAAATCATCTGCACGATCAACCGGCGGCCGATCTACGCGCGGTTCCACTTCATGGACGGGCAGTACCATTCGGTCGAGTTCCACCCAAGCTCGACCTCTCGAGAGGTGATGGAAATCGTGAAGAAGAAGATCGGACTGCAGGAAAATGCACTCG GTTACGCTATCTACGAAGTGCTGGGCGCATCGGAACGCAGCTTGCTGCCGGACGAGAAGGTTGCTGACGTGATGTCCAAGTGGGAAAAGTACCGCACGGCGGCCGCCCAGGCGGTGCAGCAAAATCAGAGCTCCAACTTACCGCCCGCCTGCCGCCGGCAGCACCATCTGTTTCTGTTCAAGAAGCATCTGTTCTGCGACCAGTACATGAACCTGGACGATCCCGTCGAAAAGGAATTGCTCTATCACCAGGTGCTACACGGTTTGCGTACCGAACGTTTTCCAATCACCGAAATGGAGGCT ATTATGTTAACTGCTCTACAAGGACAACTTGAGCTCGGCGACAGCTCCGACATCGTGCAGGACTATCGACCCATAGCGGCGCACTGTTTGCCGCCGCGCTTTGTGCCGAACATACCGCGCGACAGCGTGGCCATGCACCATCAGAGCCTGCGCGGGACGACGCCGGCCGAGGCGAAGAAATCCTTCCTGAATCTCATCCAGAGCTGGCCACTGCACAAGGCCACCATCTTCGACGTGATGCAGTCGTTCACCTCCAACTGGCCCCGGATGCTGTGGCTAGCGGTCGACCAGAAGGGTTTGCATCTGCTCGAGCACCGTTCGCGCAACACGCTCTGCACGTACGACTACCAGTCGATTCTGTCGTTCTCGCCCAACATGAACTGTCTGATGATCATTACCGGCTCGGATAAGAAACAGTCGAAGGTGATACTGACCACGGCGCAG GCCTTCCAAATTGCTAACCTTATTCGCGAGTACATGGAAGTGCTGCAGCGCCAGCAAACGCACGTGGACGATACGCAGAAGGAAAACCAATCGGCCGGCGCTAATCAACCGCCCGTGCCCCAAGTTCCACCGCACAACCAACCGCTGCCACCGCCCCATCAGCATCTTCCAGTGCAGCCGCCATCCAGCCAGGGTGGCCCAGCTGCAGCACCGGGCACTGATCTGCGAAAGGGCGGCCAAAGGCCACCCTCAATGCTGCTGCGTCAGTCCAGTGCGGCACTGGTCGCACCGCAACCTAGCTAG